In Phaeobacter porticola, one DNA window encodes the following:
- a CDS encoding efflux RND transporter periplasmic adaptor subunit, with translation MRVIPLLTAAVVTAGLYYAVIERDTLLSFARGEDSTDTTAAAASDGATAEAATAAGDTAAASTAATPTTTDGNNTSVGVVALRSSARGIDSAVVLRGQTQAIRQVEVRAETTSTVLSEPLRKGAQVKAGDLLCKLDPGTRPSTLLEAKARLREAKIRIPEGQARLDEARARLKEAQINLTAAAKLSEGGFASETRLAAAQAAERSAVAGVATAETGLETAGAGIEAASAQVAASEKELSRLDILAPFDGLLESDTAELGSLMQPGSLCATVIQLETIKLVGYVPEAEVNRVTIGAMARAELANGRLTAGKVTFISRSADPTTRTFEVEITVPNPDLAIRDGQTADIVISAEGSKAHYLPQSSLTLNNDGQLGVRVVNTDQTVGFYPVSLLRDEANGVWVGGLPEQADVIVVGQDFVVAGVTVAPTYQEVSQ, from the coding sequence ATGCGTGTAATTCCCTTGCTGACAGCTGCTGTTGTGACTGCTGGTCTCTATTATGCCGTGATTGAGCGTGACACGCTTTTGTCCTTTGCCCGCGGAGAGGACAGCACCGACACCACAGCCGCTGCCGCATCAGATGGGGCCACAGCCGAGGCAGCGACAGCCGCCGGTGACACCGCTGCCGCATCAACAGCGGCAACACCCACAACGACCGACGGAAACAACACGTCCGTCGGCGTGGTTGCCCTGCGCAGCAGCGCCCGTGGCATCGACAGCGCGGTTGTGCTGCGGGGCCAGACCCAGGCGATCCGCCAGGTTGAGGTGCGCGCTGAAACCACATCAACCGTGCTGTCCGAACCGCTGCGCAAGGGCGCGCAGGTCAAGGCCGGCGATCTTCTGTGCAAACTGGATCCCGGCACCCGCCCCTCGACCCTGCTAGAGGCCAAGGCCCGCCTGCGCGAGGCCAAGATCCGCATCCCCGAAGGGCAGGCCCGACTCGACGAGGCACGGGCGCGCCTGAAAGAGGCGCAGATAAATCTGACCGCCGCCGCGAAACTCTCCGAGGGCGGTTTTGCCTCTGAGACCCGTCTGGCAGCCGCACAGGCAGCAGAACGCTCTGCCGTGGCGGGCGTAGCGACGGCAGAAACCGGGCTGGAAACCGCAGGCGCCGGGATCGAAGCCGCCTCCGCTCAGGTCGCCGCGTCGGAAAAAGAACTGTCGCGGCTCGATATTCTTGCGCCTTTCGACGGGCTTTTGGAAAGCGACACCGCCGAGCTGGGCAGCCTGATGCAGCCCGGCAGTCTTTGTGCAACGGTGATCCAGCTGGAGACAATCAAGCTGGTCGGTTATGTGCCAGAGGCCGAAGTCAACCGCGTCACCATTGGTGCCATGGCCCGCGCCGAACTGGCAAACGGGCGCCTGACTGCGGGCAAGGTGACTTTTATCAGCCGCTCCGCAGACCCAACCACCCGCACCTTTGAGGTCGAAATCACTGTGCCCAACCCGGATCTGGCGATCCGCGACGGTCAGACCGCCGATATCGTGATCTCTGCCGAAGGCTCCAAGGCACATTACCTGCCGCAATCCTCGCTAACACTGAACAATGACGGCCAGCTGGGTGTGCGGGTTGTGAACACGGACCAAACCGTCGGGTTTTACCCTGTCAGCCTCTTGCGTGATGAGGCCAATGGCGTCTGGGTTGGCGGGCTGCCTGAGCAGGCAGATGTAATTGTTGTTGGACAGGATTTTGTTGTCGCAGGCGTCACCGTTGCGCCTACCTATCAAGAGGTTTCGCAATGA
- a CDS encoding efflux RND transporter permease subunit, translating into MTGIVSWAAERARMILAFIAISLLVGGFAYASLPKEGEPDIEIPALFISVPFPGISAEDAETLLVKVMETELADLDGLDKMSATAAEGYGGVALEFDFGWDKTAIMADVRDAMDAAEAEFPEGAEKYSINEINFSEFPIVIVNLTGAVPERTMARIAKDLQDDLEALEPVLEAGIAGNRDEMVEVLIDPLRLEAYNVTALELITVVQNNNQLIAAGEVESNQGTFSVKIPSSFDEVRDIYELPIKTNGDRVVTLGELATINFTFEDRRGTARFNGEDTVALQVVKRKGYNLIDTVDEVKEAIATAKTKWPPELQAAVSVGTSNDQSRVVGSMVSQLEGSVLTAVALVMIVVLSALGSRAALLVGFAIPTSFLLCFAFLAVMGISISNIVMFGLILAVGMLVDGAIVVVEYADKRIKDGVGPMHAYVEAAQRMFWPVVSSTATTLCAFLPMLFWPGVPGEFMGMLPVTLIFVLSASLVVALIYLPVMGGVTGRMSRLFENLSDGLRAVAPWWLRAALVPVTLWGMFAGAMQMLNGDYLLPNDVPDVAALIFGAVVFSLAAFGASVTLGAASLQRPPKAVEAGHHHTPFGHFIKFIVGNPLMPIVTIGAVGFAIMTVFTLFGENNYGVEFFVESEPEQATAYVRARGNTSLMEENEMVRLTEQVVMAHPAVVNVFSFAGEGGLNTDASGAQTPPDTIGQVQFEIIPWENRPTQTESWFNGWFTREVTATDFDGDTVIEEINTELAKLPGFEAEIRALAQGPASGKPVHLRLKGDNWDTLTAATEQARARFEDTPGLNLIEDSLPLPGIDWQIDVDVQKAGRYGADVATVGAMVQLVTRGILLDTMRVDSSDEEIEIRVRLPEEDRVLSTLDVLKLRTEDGLVPLSNFVTRQPVPKLDKISRVQQQRYYDVKADIEPGISKVVAANADSGEDETLAYVKTFADGADASGSNLTSATSAPLQLRSLATASTLDAVQAGLDDGARVVALNANERIAKLTEWLETDPLPKDITWEWTGDQEEQAESGAFLMKAFAGALALMFVILLAQFNSFYNSILVLLAVVLSTTGVLIGMMVMQQPFSIIMTGTGIVALAGIVVNNNIVLIDTYQEYAQKMPRIEAIIRTAEARIRPVLLTTITTMAGLAPMMFGLSLDFINGGYSIDSPTSLWWKQLATAVVFGLGIATVLTLLVTPSLLAIRVWLWIYVGALGRLLARLTGGRSSRIARDMRLATKARTLPTTEILWEREGKLDNAADAETSAPDDTEAKPDEVWERGKAKPPSAPLRAAE; encoded by the coding sequence ATGACCGGTATTGTCAGCTGGGCCGCTGAACGGGCCCGTATGATTCTGGCGTTCATCGCCATTTCGCTGCTGGTTGGCGGCTTTGCCTATGCCAGCCTGCCCAAAGAGGGCGAGCCGGACATCGAAATCCCGGCGCTGTTCATCTCCGTCCCCTTCCCCGGCATCTCTGCCGAGGATGCCGAAACCCTGCTGGTCAAGGTGATGGAGACCGAGCTGGCCGACCTTGACGGGCTCGACAAGATGTCCGCCACCGCAGCTGAAGGTTATGGCGGTGTGGCGCTGGAGTTTGATTTCGGCTGGGACAAAACCGCGATCATGGCCGATGTGCGTGATGCGATGGATGCCGCTGAGGCGGAGTTCCCCGAGGGAGCCGAGAAGTATTCGATCAATGAAATCAACTTCTCCGAATTCCCGATCGTTATCGTCAACCTGACCGGCGCAGTCCCCGAACGGACAATGGCGCGGATTGCCAAGGATCTTCAGGACGACCTCGAAGCACTTGAGCCGGTGCTTGAGGCAGGGATCGCTGGCAACCGCGACGAAATGGTCGAGGTGCTGATCGATCCTCTGCGGCTGGAAGCATATAATGTGACAGCGCTTGAGCTGATCACGGTGGTGCAGAACAACAACCAGCTGATCGCGGCAGGTGAGGTAGAGAGCAATCAGGGCACCTTCTCGGTAAAGATCCCCTCGTCCTTTGACGAGGTGCGCGATATCTACGAACTGCCGATCAAAACCAATGGCGACCGCGTTGTCACGCTTGGCGAACTGGCCACCATCAACTTCACCTTTGAGGACCGCCGCGGTACCGCACGCTTTAACGGTGAGGACACGGTGGCCCTGCAAGTGGTCAAACGCAAAGGCTACAACCTGATCGACACCGTTGATGAGGTAAAAGAAGCCATTGCCACCGCCAAGACCAAATGGCCGCCAGAGCTGCAAGCCGCTGTTTCCGTTGGCACGTCGAACGACCAAAGCCGCGTTGTCGGTTCCATGGTCAGCCAGCTGGAAGGCTCGGTTCTGACGGCTGTCGCCCTGGTCATGATCGTGGTGCTGTCGGCCCTTGGCAGTCGCGCAGCGCTGCTGGTTGGCTTTGCGATCCCAACCTCTTTCCTGCTGTGCTTTGCCTTCCTCGCCGTGATGGGAATCAGCATCTCCAACATCGTCATGTTCGGCCTGATCCTTGCGGTGGGTATGCTGGTGGACGGGGCCATCGTCGTGGTGGAATATGCCGACAAGCGTATCAAGGACGGGGTTGGCCCGATGCACGCCTATGTCGAGGCGGCGCAGCGGATGTTCTGGCCGGTGGTTTCCTCCACCGCGACCACGCTCTGCGCCTTTTTGCCGATGCTGTTCTGGCCCGGTGTTCCGGGTGAATTCATGGGCATGCTGCCGGTGACACTGATTTTCGTCTTGTCGGCCTCGCTGGTGGTGGCGCTGATCTACCTGCCTGTCATGGGGGGCGTCACCGGCCGCATGAGCCGCCTGTTTGAAAATCTGTCGGACGGCCTGCGCGCCGTTGCCCCCTGGTGGCTGCGGGCCGCTCTGGTGCCTGTCACGCTTTGGGGCATGTTTGCCGGGGCGATGCAGATGCTCAATGGTGACTACCTCCTGCCCAATGACGTGCCGGACGTTGCCGCGTTGATCTTTGGCGCGGTGGTCTTCTCGCTTGCGGCCTTTGGCGCATCAGTGACACTCGGCGCGGCAAGCCTTCAACGGCCCCCCAAGGCCGTTGAAGCCGGACATCACCACACGCCTTTTGGCCATTTCATCAAGTTCATTGTTGGCAACCCGCTGATGCCAATTGTCACCATCGGCGCTGTCGGTTTCGCGATCATGACGGTCTTCACCTTGTTCGGTGAAAACAACTATGGCGTGGAATTTTTTGTCGAATCCGAACCAGAACAGGCCACCGCCTATGTCCGCGCACGGGGCAATACGTCCCTGATGGAAGAAAACGAGATGGTGCGGCTGACCGAACAGGTGGTGATGGCGCATCCGGCTGTGGTCAATGTCTTCTCCTTTGCGGGTGAAGGCGGGCTGAACACCGATGCCTCGGGCGCACAGACGCCGCCCGACACGATTGGTCAGGTCCAGTTTGAGATCATCCCCTGGGAGAATCGTCCTACCCAGACCGAAAGCTGGTTCAACGGCTGGTTCACTCGCGAGGTGACAGCGACCGATTTCGACGGCGACACCGTGATTGAGGAGATCAATACAGAGCTGGCAAAACTGCCCGGTTTCGAGGCTGAGATCCGCGCCCTGGCGCAGGGACCAGCTTCAGGCAAACCTGTTCATCTGCGCCTGAAGGGCGACAACTGGGACACGCTGACAGCCGCCACCGAACAGGCACGTGCCCGGTTTGAAGACACCCCCGGTCTTAATCTGATCGAGGACAGTCTGCCCCTGCCCGGCATCGACTGGCAGATTGATGTCGACGTTCAGAAGGCCGGCCGCTATGGCGCCGATGTGGCCACTGTGGGCGCGATGGTACAGCTGGTCACCCGTGGGATTCTGTTGGACACGATGCGGGTTGACAGCTCGGACGAGGAAATCGAAATCCGCGTCCGCCTGCCCGAAGAGGACCGCGTTCTGTCCACCCTTGATGTGCTGAAACTGCGCACCGAAGATGGTCTGGTACCGCTCTCGAACTTTGTCACCCGCCAGCCGGTGCCCAAACTGGACAAGATCAGCCGCGTCCAGCAGCAGCGTTATTATGACGTGAAGGCAGATATCGAACCGGGTATCTCCAAGGTTGTCGCCGCCAATGCCGACAGCGGTGAGGATGAGACGCTTGCCTATGTCAAAACCTTCGCCGACGGGGCTGACGCAAGCGGCAGCAACCTGACCAGTGCGACCAGCGCGCCTCTGCAGTTGCGCAGTTTGGCGACCGCCAGCACCCTTGACGCGGTTCAGGCAGGACTGGATGACGGGGCCCGCGTTGTGGCGCTGAACGCCAATGAACGGATTGCCAAGCTGACGGAATGGCTGGAAACTGATCCGCTGCCCAAGGACATCACCTGGGAATGGACCGGTGATCAGGAAGAACAGGCCGAATCCGGGGCCTTCCTGATGAAGGCCTTTGCGGGCGCATTGGCATTGATGTTTGTAATCCTGCTGGCGCAGTTCAACAGCTTCTACAACTCGATCCTTGTTCTGCTGGCGGTGGTTCTGTCCACCACTGGCGTGCTGATCGGCATGATGGTGATGCAACAGCCATTTTCAATCATCATGACCGGCACGGGTATCGTGGCGCTGGCCGGGATCGTGGTGAACAACAATATCGTTCTGATCGACACCTATCAGGAATACGCCCAGAAGATGCCGCGGATCGAGGCGATCATTCGCACCGCCGAGGCCCGCATTCGCCCGGTTCTTCTGACCACCATCACCACGATGGCAGGCCTTGCACCGATGATGTTCGGCCTCAGCCTCGACTTTATCAACGGTGGCTACTCCATCGACAGCCCGACTTCCTTGTGGTGGAAACAGCTGGCAACGGCAGTGGTCTTTGGTCTGGGCATCGCGACGGTTCTGACGCTCTTGGTCACCCCTTCGCTGTTGGCGATCCGGGTCTGGCTGTGGATCTATGTTGGCGCGCTTGGCCGCCTGCTCGCACGGCTCACCGGTGGGCGATCAAGCCGTATCGCACGCGACATGCGTCTGGCAACCAAGGCCCGCACCCTGCCCACAACCGAGATCCTGTGGGAACGTGAAGGCAAGTTGGACAACGCGGCTGACGCAGAGACGTCGGCGCCCGACGACACCGAAGCCAAGCCCGACGAGGTATGGGAGCGAGGTAAGGCGAAACCACCCTCCGCCCCGCTCCGCGCAGCAGAATAA